Proteins encoded in a region of the Haloarcula litorea genome:
- a CDS encoding Gfo/Idh/MocA family protein, with the protein MTYRAGIIGTGGIAGMGILGMHDEEEIGEKKVRASHAGGYDATEGVELVAVADVDEDTLERFGEAWEIPPDRRYVGHESMLAAEDLDLVSVCTPSYLHADHVVDAAESAADPGLIWCEKPIASSVSEAEEMVAVCDETDTELLINHSFRFTTKLQRLRELVQTQDLLGEVHAVATQFRMELLRNSTHLLDTLVYLLDARAERVSGYITGENEAVDSLQAAERVDDAGGGGFVVMDDGSFVTIDCTIPREPSSMTLQFVGSDGKLYLNNDDGEWRYWRLDDGTHVEDDLPGIEGAWTWDEDYRDAFANAAADAVAVLDGTIENPSTGEEATRSLEIIVGFYVSHYTGGQVSIPLERPLRDVTITSW; encoded by the coding sequence ATGACCTACAGAGCCGGCATCATCGGAACCGGAGGCATCGCTGGGATGGGCATCCTCGGGATGCACGACGAGGAGGAGATCGGCGAGAAGAAGGTCAGGGCCAGCCACGCCGGCGGGTACGACGCGACGGAGGGCGTCGAACTGGTGGCCGTCGCCGACGTCGACGAGGACACCCTCGAGCGGTTCGGGGAGGCCTGGGAGATCCCGCCGGACCGGCGGTACGTCGGCCACGAGTCGATGCTCGCGGCGGAGGACCTCGACCTCGTCTCCGTCTGCACGCCGTCGTACCTCCACGCCGACCACGTCGTCGACGCGGCCGAGTCGGCGGCAGACCCCGGGCTGATCTGGTGTGAGAAGCCCATCGCGTCGTCGGTCAGCGAGGCCGAGGAGATGGTCGCCGTCTGCGACGAGACGGACACGGAGCTCCTGATCAACCACTCGTTCCGGTTCACGACGAAGCTCCAGCGGCTCCGGGAGCTCGTCCAGACCCAGGACCTGCTGGGTGAGGTCCACGCCGTCGCGACGCAGTTCCGGATGGAGCTGTTGCGCAACTCCACGCACCTGCTGGACACGCTTGTGTACCTGCTGGACGCCCGCGCGGAGCGCGTCTCGGGCTACATCACCGGCGAGAACGAGGCCGTCGACTCGCTGCAGGCCGCGGAACGCGTCGACGACGCCGGCGGCGGGGGGTTCGTGGTGATGGACGACGGGAGCTTCGTCACGATCGACTGTACCATCCCGCGGGAGCCGTCGTCGATGACCCTCCAGTTCGTCGGGAGCGACGGGAAGCTCTACCTCAACAACGACGACGGGGAGTGGCGCTACTGGCGGCTCGACGACGGCACCCACGTGGAGGACGACCTGCCGGGCATCGAGGGGGCCTGGACGTGGGACGAGGACTACCGCGACGCCTTCGCCAACGCCGCCGCCGACGCCGTGGCCGTCCTCGACGGAACCATCGAGAACCCCTCGACTGGCGAGGAGGCGACGCGATCGCTGGAGATCATCGTCGGCTTCTACGTCTCCCACTACACCGGCGGGCAGGTGTCGATCCCGCTGGAGCGCCCGCTTCGAGACGTGACTATCACCTCCTGGTAG